A single Mangrovimonas sp. YM274 DNA region contains:
- a CDS encoding thioredoxin fold domain-containing protein, translating into MKKLGYIVLLAVLTSVSGIAQEIQWVSMEEALQLQKKNPKKIMMDVYTNWCGPCKMLDKNTFHNPDVVNFVNENYYAVKFNAEGNETVNYDGKTFFNNNYDPALTNRRNSVHDLTMYLKVSAYPTIVFFDEEGKVLAPIRGYQKPQQLELYLKLFNSDEHVNMKSQEDFNAYYNAFTPEFKG; encoded by the coding sequence ATGAAAAAACTAGGATATATTGTGCTATTGGCAGTGTTAACTTCTGTTAGTGGTATTGCTCAGGAAATTCAATGGGTGTCTATGGAAGAGGCACTTCAGTTACAAAAAAAGAACCCGAAAAAGATTATGATGGATGTGTACACCAACTGGTGTGGTCCTTGTAAAATGTTGGATAAAAACACCTTTCATAATCCTGATGTGGTAAACTTTGTAAATGAAAATTATTATGCGGTAAAATTTAATGCGGAAGGCAACGAAACCGTAAACTATGACGGTAAAACCTTTTTTAATAATAATTACGACCCGGCATTAACCAATAGACGCAACAGTGTGCACGATTTAACCATGTATCTGAAAGTGAGCGCCTATCCAACCATTGTATTTTTTGATGAAGAAGGGAAGGTGTTAGCCCCAATTAGAGGGTATCAAAAGCCACAGCAATTGGAATTGTATTTGAAACTTTTCAACTCCGATGAGCATGTCAATATGAAATCTCAGGAAGATTTCAATGCTTATTACAATGCGTTTACGCCAGAGTTTAAAGGATAA
- a CDS encoding peptide MFS transporter, translated as MNTDIENLFKDKVLGHPAGLFVLFFTEMWERFSFYGMRVLLVNFLTMALIGYNPGWEWSVENAGALFGTYAMLLYITPIVGGIVADKITGYRWAVIIGALIMTLGHASMALETEFSLYLGLALLVIGTGFFKPNITSIISGMYKDNPEKKDGAYTIFYMGVNAGAFFGMMLCGYLAEKIGWSYGFGLAGVFMLLGTLQFGFSGKLFGAIGAKPSKEQKALEATEQKSEDLGEEANVGKENPFTVLDKILIVVCSVIGLGYAINDPMSKIAGIDMFSAFKMGDLEGQYTAILFALVLFLILVIGRIMRYTPVVRDRMFAFIIFAFFTVFFWLSFEQGASSLVIFARDNVDRMLSGGAATTFNIVNTLLTVVPLMIISWVLILLWKKTFKKIPGSNIVLVICFVFMWGIVGWMLNRDFNTTAYDVNYMAIERPVLDDNGVQMKDEKGELQFKYIAIGEETKVADTDKVVERTVSIAEPIEFALGDEIHMISKNNEGTAFGYLDAERLETVRLQAKSLNRDSSVVKAKVAQIKDSEVEITVSWFSILNSFFIIVFASFFSKWWESKYNPSAAAKYALGLIIMGVGFGLLAWGASGVEGTMKVSMIWLILAYLFHTLGELCLSPVGLSYVSKLVPARMIALMFGMWYLAIAIGNKLAAVLGGQIENITEAYSLSTFFLIFTIVPMVAGVLVFALNPLLKKLMHGVR; from the coding sequence ATGAATACGGATATTGAAAATCTTTTTAAGGATAAGGTGCTAGGGCACCCAGCAGGATTGTTTGTACTTTTTTTTACCGAAATGTGGGAGCGTTTTTCTTTCTACGGGATGCGTGTACTTTTGGTAAATTTCTTGACCATGGCATTGATTGGGTACAATCCAGGTTGGGAGTGGTCTGTTGAAAATGCAGGGGCGCTTTTTGGAACTTATGCCATGTTACTTTATATCACTCCAATTGTTGGGGGAATTGTTGCCGACAAAATCACCGGTTATCGTTGGGCGGTTATTATTGGGGCATTAATTATGACGCTGGGTCATGCTTCCATGGCTTTGGAAACTGAATTTTCTCTGTATTTGGGGCTTGCCCTTTTGGTGATAGGAACTGGATTTTTCAAACCTAATATTACTTCAATTATTTCTGGGATGTATAAAGATAATCCTGAGAAAAAGGATGGGGCTTATACAATTTTCTACATGGGGGTTAACGCCGGGGCCTTTTTTGGAATGATGCTTTGTGGGTATCTGGCAGAAAAAATTGGATGGTCTTATGGATTTGGGTTGGCAGGTGTATTCATGTTGTTGGGGACACTTCAGTTTGGTTTTTCCGGAAAGTTGTTTGGAGCTATTGGAGCAAAACCTTCCAAAGAACAAAAGGCTCTTGAAGCTACAGAGCAAAAATCAGAAGACCTTGGGGAAGAAGCTAATGTTGGTAAAGAGAATCCATTTACTGTTTTAGATAAAATATTGATAGTGGTTTGTTCGGTAATCGGGCTTGGATATGCCATCAATGACCCTATGTCTAAAATTGCGGGAATAGATATGTTCTCGGCGTTTAAGATGGGGGATTTAGAAGGGCAGTATACTGCAATTTTATTTGCATTGGTATTGTTCTTAATATTGGTTATTGGTCGTATCATGCGTTATACACCTGTCGTGAGAGACCGTATGTTTGCCTTTATCATTTTTGCCTTTTTTACTGTGTTTTTCTGGTTGTCTTTTGAGCAAGGGGCCTCTTCCTTGGTTATTTTTGCTAGAGATAATGTGGATAGAATGCTAAGTGGTGGGGCTGCCACAACATTTAATATTGTCAATACTTTACTGACTGTAGTGCCATTAATGATCATTTCTTGGGTGCTGATTTTACTTTGGAAAAAAACGTTCAAGAAAATACCGGGATCCAACATTGTATTGGTTATATGTTTTGTCTTTATGTGGGGTATCGTTGGTTGGATGTTGAACAGAGATTTTAACACAACTGCATATGATGTAAACTATATGGCTATAGAGCGCCCTGTATTAGATGACAATGGCGTGCAAATGAAAGATGAAAAGGGAGAATTGCAATTTAAATATATCGCCATAGGTGAGGAAACCAAAGTAGCAGATACGGATAAGGTAGTAGAACGCACCGTTTCTATTGCTGAACCAATTGAGTTTGCTTTGGGAGATGAAATCCACATGATAAGTAAAAACAATGAAGGAACTGCTTTTGGGTACTTAGATGCAGAGCGTTTGGAAACGGTAAGGTTGCAGGCTAAATCTTTAAATAGAGACTCCTCTGTGGTAAAGGCTAAAGTAGCTCAAATTAAGGACAGTGAGGTTGAGATTACTGTTTCTTGGTTTAGTATTCTTAATTCATTTTTTATAATTGTATTTGCATCGTTCTTTTCAAAATGGTGGGAGAGTAAATACAATCCATCGGCAGCTGCAAAGTACGCTCTTGGTTTAATCATTATGGGGGTAGGATTTGGACTTCTAGCATGGGGAGCCAGTGGGGTTGAAGGTACCATGAAGGTGAGCATGATTTGGTTGATCTTGGCCTATCTGTTTCATACCTTGGGAGAACTCTGTTTGTCTCCAGTAGGATTGTCCTATGTGAGTAAATTGGTGCCGGCAAGAATGATTGCTTTAATGTTCGGAATGTGGTATTTGGCAATTGCTATTGGTAACAAATTAGCAGCTGTATTGGGTGGTCAGATTGAGAATATTACAGAAGCCTATAGCTTGTCAACATTCTTTTTGATATTTACCATTGTGCCTATGGTTGCTGGAGTATTGGTATTTGCCTTAAACCCACTTCTTAAAAAACTAATGCACGGGGTGCGATAA
- a CDS encoding peptide MFS transporter, protein MSSTTLKPHQKELFGQPIGLYILFLTEMWERFSYYGMRAILVLYMTASALGDDPRGAGLGWTSQEALALYGWYTMLVYVMSIPGGMIADKLIGQKKAVLWGAIILCLGHGVLVLTDTWAFYTGLGLVILGVGLLKPNISTMVGGLYKEGDIRRDKGFSIFYIGINLGSLLATLIVGIVVKFYGWHAGFGLAGIVMLLGLLNYLYGQKYLSQVGNHEPSTGSADEISYGELYGKLGSSPKQLVITLVLLLVSFYGWYALGWAYGLLFIFLTAITALLMMIYKELDSQVFKDRFLVLLLSFIMVIVFWGAFEQAGGLMNLYTDTKTDRMLLGMEIPTIMFQSLNAGFIIIFATIVASVWAKRKLKGKEASSLFKMALGIIIMGFGFLFMVFAAMQFEKSGTSSMLWLVMAYLFHTIGELCLSPVALSFITKLTPVKYASLMMGVYFAATGLGSKVAGIVGESASDFGEYTVFLGILIFTIIVGTLFILVLKPLKRLTHGAEDNERMMHSDEA, encoded by the coding sequence ATGTCGAGTACAACTTTAAAACCGCACCAAAAAGAACTTTTTGGACAACCGATAGGTCTTTACATATTGTTCCTTACAGAAATGTGGGAACGTTTTTCATATTACGGTATGAGAGCCATATTGGTACTATATATGACAGCTTCCGCTTTGGGAGACGATCCAAGAGGTGCTGGTTTAGGTTGGACAAGTCAAGAAGCTTTGGCGCTTTATGGATGGTACACCATGTTGGTGTATGTAATGTCCATTCCGGGTGGAATGATTGCCGATAAGTTAATCGGGCAAAAGAAAGCCGTATTGTGGGGCGCAATAATACTCTGTCTCGGGCATGGCGTTCTGGTGCTTACAGATACCTGGGCTTTTTATACAGGTCTTGGCCTCGTGATTCTTGGGGTGGGCTTATTGAAACCAAATATATCCACAATGGTTGGAGGACTTTATAAAGAAGGGGATATCCGTCGAGATAAAGGATTCAGTATTTTCTATATTGGGATTAATTTAGGGTCTTTATTGGCAACACTTATTGTTGGAATTGTCGTTAAGTTCTATGGCTGGCATGCAGGTTTTGGATTGGCTGGAATTGTGATGCTATTGGGATTATTGAATTATTTATACGGACAAAAATACTTGTCGCAGGTTGGAAATCATGAACCTAGTACTGGTTCAGCTGATGAGATTTCATATGGTGAATTGTATGGTAAATTGGGAAGTTCTCCAAAACAATTGGTAATCACCTTGGTTCTATTATTGGTTTCTTTTTACGGATGGTATGCCTTGGGGTGGGCCTATGGTTTGCTATTTATCTTCCTTACTGCCATTACAGCTTTATTAATGATGATTTATAAAGAATTGGATTCGCAGGTTTTTAAAGACCGTTTCCTGGTACTGTTGTTGTCATTTATCATGGTAATCGTGTTTTGGGGAGCCTTCGAGCAGGCAGGTGGTTTGATGAATTTATATACTGATACGAAAACAGATCGTATGTTGTTGGGAATGGAAATTCCAACAATCATGTTCCAAAGTTTGAATGCTGGTTTTATCATCATTTTTGCAACTATTGTAGCGTCTGTTTGGGCCAAACGTAAATTGAAAGGAAAAGAAGCCTCGTCATTGTTTAAAATGGCTTTGGGTATCATCATTATGGGCTTCGGATTCCTGTTCATGGTGTTTGCTGCGATGCAATTTGAAAAATCAGGAACTTCGAGCATGCTTTGGTTGGTAATGGCTTATTTGTTTCATACAATAGGGGAGTTATGTCTATCACCTGTGGCCTTGTCTTTTATTACAAAATTAACGCCGGTAAAATATGCCTCATTAATGATGGGGGTTTACTTTGCTGCCACAGGATTGGGAAGTAAAGTAGCAGGGATTGTTGGAGAGTCCGCAAGTGATTTTGGTGAATACACCGTGTTCTTGGGGATTTTAATTTTCACAATCATTGTTGGAACGTTGTTTATACTTGTTTTAAAGCCGTTGAAACGCTTGACGCACGGTGCTGAGGATAATGAAAGAATGATGCATAGCGATGAGGCTTAA
- a CDS encoding hydroxymethylglutaryl-CoA reductase, degradative has translation MSKTISGFSKLSKSKKIDWIVETYFSNKEAAKTVLKQYWNSNDKLQQLHDEFIENTISNYYLPLGVAPNFIINGKTYTIPMAIEESSVVAAASKAAKFWASRGGFKTKVISTTKIGQVHFHFNGELETLQNYFEWVKPKLLEATKPITKNMENRGGGILDIELRDKSDTLEGYFQLHATFETLDAMGANFINSCLEQFAKTFVAEIANFEVLANTDFDIQIVMSILSNYVPDCLVKAEVSCNIEDLQEDPSIPADEFAQKFIQAVKIAEIEPFRAVTHNKGIMNGIDAVVLATGNDFRAVEACVHAYAARNGQYSSLTHASIENGIFKFWIEIPLALGTVGGLTSLHPLVKLALEMLHKPSAKELMQIVAVAGLAQNFAALRSLTTTGIQEGHMKMHLMNILNQFEATNEEKAKLVEHFKTNVVTHSAVVEALNNLRQ, from the coding sequence ATGAGTAAAACGATTTCCGGTTTTTCCAAACTGTCCAAGTCCAAAAAAATTGATTGGATTGTAGAGACCTACTTTTCAAATAAGGAAGCTGCCAAAACAGTTCTAAAACAATATTGGAACTCCAATGACAAGCTACAGCAGCTGCATGATGAGTTTATAGAAAATACTATTTCCAACTATTATCTGCCTTTAGGAGTAGCCCCTAACTTTATCATCAATGGCAAAACCTATACCATCCCGATGGCCATTGAAGAAAGTTCGGTAGTAGCAGCAGCAAGTAAAGCGGCTAAGTTTTGGGCAAGCCGAGGTGGTTTTAAAACCAAAGTTATTTCGACTACAAAAATAGGTCAGGTCCACTTCCATTTTAATGGGGAATTGGAAACCCTTCAAAATTATTTTGAATGGGTAAAACCAAAACTTTTAGAAGCCACAAAGCCTATTACCAAAAACATGGAAAACCGTGGTGGAGGTATCCTTGACATTGAGTTACGAGACAAAAGCGACACTTTGGAAGGCTATTTTCAATTGCATGCTACTTTTGAAACCTTGGATGCAATGGGCGCCAATTTTATCAATTCCTGTTTGGAGCAATTTGCCAAGACTTTTGTTGCGGAGATTGCCAATTTCGAAGTCTTAGCCAATACAGATTTTGACATTCAAATTGTGATGAGCATCCTCTCTAATTATGTTCCCGATTGTTTGGTAAAAGCCGAAGTAAGTTGCAACATAGAGGACTTACAAGAAGACCCCTCCATACCCGCTGACGAATTTGCTCAAAAATTCATCCAAGCTGTGAAGATAGCCGAAATAGAACCCTTTAGAGCTGTAACCCATAACAAAGGTATCATGAACGGTATCGACGCTGTGGTATTGGCTACCGGGAATGATTTTAGAGCGGTTGAAGCCTGTGTTCATGCTTACGCTGCAAGAAATGGACAATACAGCAGCCTTACCCACGCCAGCATTGAAAATGGCATTTTTAAATTTTGGATAGAAATCCCCCTTGCCCTAGGAACTGTTGGCGGGCTAACAAGCCTACACCCTTTGGTAAAATTAGCCTTGGAGATGTTACACAAACCATCGGCTAAAGAGTTGATGCAAATTGTGGCTGTGGCTGGTTTAGCTCAAAACTTTGCAGCATTACGATCGCTGACAACAACAGGAATTCAAGAGGGCCACATGAAAATGCATTTAATGAATATTTTAAATCAATTTGAAGCAACCAATGAAGAAAAAGCTAAGTTGGTAGAACACTTTAAAACCAATGTAGTGACACATAGCGCCGTAGTTGAAGCTTTGAATAACCTAAGACAATAA
- a CDS encoding GYDIA family GHMP kinase, translated as MDSFKHYSHGKLLLTGEYVVLDGALSLAIPTKFGQALKVKPIEKPVVYWKSIDYQGKLWFEATFKVENNQIKSIQHTNQNINERLIQILNTAKKLNPEFLDTTNGFEITTSLEFPNDWGLGTSSTLLNSISKWANVDAYKLLEATFGGSGYDIACASHETPILYQLKTHLKERTVAPVSFHPNFTSHLYFVHLNQKQNSRQGIAHYKANRGENSHAISEISALTKQFLECNSLSEFESLIEAHESIISKLTKQTTVKERLFCDFKGTVKSLGAWGGDFVMLTSEIDPRPYLTSKGFKTILSFSEMIL; from the coding sequence GTGGATTCCTTTAAGCATTATAGTCACGGCAAACTATTACTAACCGGGGAATATGTAGTTTTAGATGGTGCTTTATCCTTAGCTATACCAACTAAATTTGGACAAGCTCTGAAGGTAAAACCTATTGAGAAACCAGTCGTTTATTGGAAAAGTATCGATTACCAAGGCAAGCTATGGTTTGAGGCCACTTTCAAAGTTGAAAACAATCAAATAAAATCTATTCAGCATACTAATCAAAATATCAATGAGCGTCTGATACAGATTTTAAACACTGCTAAAAAATTAAACCCTGAATTTCTAGACACTACTAATGGATTTGAAATAACAACTTCACTAGAATTCCCAAACGATTGGGGGCTTGGCACCTCTTCTACATTACTTAACAGCATTTCAAAATGGGCAAATGTAGATGCTTACAAACTATTGGAAGCGACTTTTGGTGGTAGTGGTTACGATATAGCCTGTGCCAGTCATGAGACACCCATTCTGTACCAGTTAAAAACCCATTTAAAAGAAAGGACAGTAGCACCTGTAAGCTTTCATCCTAATTTCACCTCCCATTTGTACTTTGTACACCTTAACCAAAAGCAAAACAGTAGACAAGGCATAGCCCATTACAAAGCAAACAGAGGTGAAAATTCTCATGCTATTTCGGAGATTAGTGCCCTAACCAAACAGTTTTTAGAATGCAACAGCCTATCTGAATTTGAATCCCTTATCGAAGCTCATGAAAGCATTATCTCCAAACTCACCAAACAGACAACAGTAAAAGAGCGTTTATTTTGTGATTTTAAAGGTACTGTTAAGAGTTTAGGCGCATGGGGGGGTGATTTCGTAATGCTTACCTCTGAAATTGATCCTAGACCTTATTTAACCTCTAAAGGTTTTAAGACGATCTTATCTTTTTCAGAAATGATTCTTTAA
- a CDS encoding SurA N-terminal domain-containing protein: MAVLSKIRQRSLFLILIIALALFSFVLSDLFRNSGALNGSQDVVATVNGTDINREDFMQKVENAQRMQGPGASSTQTMNRVYEQEVRKAVLQAQFDELGLSVEKDQMRELLKQNFSSYPEFSNEAGMFDENKLNEFIANLKAIQNNTPNRAPLGNFQINYNEWVNNEASIAERAKEQVYFNMIKAGVASTLAEAETDYMLENETVDLKYVSVPYTSIADSLVEVTKADISKYIGENKGKYEVEESRDIAFVQFEEVASVEDEEAIKANLVKLLDDREEFNKVTKANETVYGFRNTKNIEDFVNANSDIKYNDSFVFKSALPTVAADSIYNLPVGEFYGPYKDNGYFKLTKVVAETQLPDSVKVRHILVPFIGATRVDPSVTDTEEEAEVTADSILNLIKTKQSKFVDLLELSSDKVSNEKEGVIEFGYNQSFAPEFKAFSFENNIGDIDVVKTSFGYHIIEILDQKNKSRAVKVATIAQKIEPSEATIDEVFNSASRFEVAIQKGDFQEVAKENNYTVKPVSVKVLDENIPGLGSQRAMVRWAFDAETKVGDYKRFSVPGGGYAVVELVKVTPEGLMSPENASATAITEIRNEKKAKLIREKISASTVADVAKNQGVPTRSASAVNMKNPTLSGAGLEPKVIGVAFGLKEGETSKLINGNKGVYMVEVTKVTPASGLDNYQPIANRLTTSRVNTVQTKAYNALKDAADIEDNRANFY; this comes from the coding sequence ATGGCAGTTTTAAGTAAAATTAGACAACGTTCACTCTTTTTAATTCTAATCATTGCATTAGCATTATTTTCTTTCGTATTATCTGATCTTTTCAGAAATAGCGGCGCCTTAAATGGTTCTCAAGATGTGGTAGCAACCGTAAACGGTACCGATATCAATAGAGAGGACTTCATGCAAAAGGTTGAGAATGCTCAAAGAATGCAGGGGCCAGGTGCTTCATCTACCCAAACTATGAATAGAGTGTATGAGCAAGAAGTAAGAAAAGCTGTATTACAAGCGCAGTTTGATGAGTTGGGATTGTCTGTAGAGAAAGACCAAATGAGAGAGTTGTTGAAGCAAAACTTTTCGTCTTACCCAGAATTTAGCAATGAGGCGGGAATGTTTGATGAAAACAAGCTGAACGAATTTATTGCAAACTTAAAGGCTATCCAAAATAATACTCCAAACCGTGCGCCACTTGGTAATTTCCAAATTAACTACAACGAGTGGGTAAACAATGAGGCGTCTATTGCAGAGCGTGCGAAGGAGCAAGTTTACTTCAACATGATCAAAGCTGGTGTAGCAAGTACTTTAGCTGAAGCTGAAACTGATTATATGTTGGAAAATGAGACGGTTGATTTAAAATACGTAAGTGTTCCTTATACCTCTATTGCTGATAGCTTGGTAGAAGTAACCAAAGCGGATATTTCAAAATACATCGGTGAGAATAAAGGTAAGTACGAAGTTGAAGAGAGCAGGGATATTGCTTTTGTTCAGTTTGAAGAAGTGGCCTCTGTAGAAGATGAGGAAGCTATCAAAGCTAACTTGGTTAAATTGTTGGATGATCGTGAGGAGTTCAATAAAGTAACTAAAGCCAACGAAACTGTATACGGATTTAGAAATACCAAAAACATTGAGGATTTTGTAAATGCAAATTCTGATATTAAATACAACGATAGTTTTGTGTTTAAGTCTGCTTTGCCTACTGTAGCGGCAGATAGTATTTATAACTTGCCAGTTGGAGAGTTTTATGGTCCTTACAAAGATAACGGATACTTTAAGTTAACTAAAGTTGTGGCAGAAACACAATTGCCAGACTCTGTAAAAGTAAGACACATCTTGGTGCCTTTTATTGGGGCTACTAGAGTAGATCCTTCTGTAACTGATACTGAAGAGGAAGCTGAAGTTACTGCCGATAGCATCTTGAATTTGATTAAGACAAAGCAAAGCAAGTTTGTTGATTTGTTGGAACTGTCATCAGATAAAGTAAGTAATGAAAAAGAAGGAGTTATTGAGTTTGGTTATAACCAATCTTTTGCTCCAGAATTTAAGGCCTTCTCTTTTGAGAACAATATTGGTGATATTGATGTTGTGAAAACTTCTTTTGGATACCATATCATTGAGATCTTGGATCAAAAGAACAAGTCTAGAGCAGTAAAGGTGGCAACCATTGCTCAGAAAATTGAGCCTTCAGAAGCGACTATTGACGAGGTGTTCAATTCAGCTTCACGATTTGAAGTAGCTATTCAAAAAGGAGATTTCCAAGAAGTGGCTAAAGAAAACAACTATACCGTAAAACCTGTAAGCGTAAAAGTATTGGATGAAAACATACCAGGATTGGGAAGCCAAAGAGCTATGGTTCGTTGGGCATTTGATGCAGAAACCAAAGTAGGCGATTATAAGCGTTTCTCTGTGCCAGGTGGTGGTTACGCTGTAGTGGAATTGGTAAAAGTAACTCCAGAAGGATTAATGTCTCCAGAGAATGCTTCTGCTACTGCTATTACAGAAATCAGAAACGAAAAGAAAGCGAAGTTGATTCGTGAGAAAATTTCAGCGTCAACAGTTGCCGATGTAGCTAAAAACCAAGGAGTGCCAACGCGTTCTGCTTCTGCCGTAAATATGAAAAACCCAACCTTATCTGGAGCTGGTTTGGAACCTAAGGTAATAGGTGTAGCCTTTGGATTGAAAGAAGGTGAAACTTCTAAATTGATCAATGGTAATAAAGGAGTGTATATGGTTGAAGTAACTAAAGTGACTCCAGCTTCTGGTTTGGATAATTACCAGCCAATTGCCAATAGATTGACAACATCTAGAGTAAACACTGTGCAGACTAAGGCTTACAACGCACTTAAAGATGCCGCAGATATCGAAGATAACAGAGCTAATTTCTACTAA
- a CDS encoding hemolysin family protein produces the protein MDISVVIIIVSLLLSAFFSGMEIAYVSANKIHIEIEKKQDDFLAKILKRLTEKPSKYIATMLIGNNIALVIYGFVMGDVLVDWFQSMLPTNYGFLNYLLTDLSLLSQTVISTIVILITAEFLPKVFFQIYANSFLKIFAFPAYLFYLLFWFISSFVIWISDSVLRRFFKTDGDEVQLAMTKVELGNYISEQMESVEEHDEVDSEIQIFQKALEFSEVKAREAMVPRTEMIAVEVNDTIKNINALFTASGLSKILVYKDSVDDILGYVHSFELFKKPSSIKSIILPVEFVPETMLVKDVLNILTKKRKSIAVVIDEYGGTAGIMTVEDIVEELFGEIEDEHDTVALIEEKIDDKNYKFSARLEVDYINEAYKLDLPEGENYETLGGLIVDETEEIPQPNDQVMIENYLFTILEVSSTKIDVVSLKVLEEE, from the coding sequence ATGGACATTAGCGTTGTTATAATTATAGTTTCCCTATTGCTTTCGGCGTTTTTTTCCGGGATGGAAATTGCCTACGTTTCTGCCAATAAAATCCATATCGAGATTGAAAAGAAGCAGGATGATTTCTTGGCAAAAATATTGAAACGACTTACCGAGAAACCTTCCAAATATATTGCGACCATGCTTATAGGTAACAATATAGCTTTGGTTATTTATGGTTTTGTTATGGGAGATGTTCTGGTAGATTGGTTTCAGTCCATGTTGCCCACTAATTATGGCTTTCTGAATTATTTGCTTACCGATTTGAGCCTGCTGTCTCAAACGGTTATTTCTACCATTGTAATTTTGATTACAGCCGAATTCTTGCCAAAGGTATTTTTCCAGATTTATGCCAATTCCTTTTTAAAAATTTTTGCCTTCCCGGCATACTTGTTTTATTTGTTATTTTGGTTCATTTCTTCTTTTGTAATTTGGATTTCGGACAGCGTATTACGTCGGTTCTTCAAAACCGATGGAGACGAAGTGCAATTGGCTATGACCAAGGTGGAATTGGGGAATTATATTAGTGAGCAAATGGAATCTGTAGAAGAGCATGATGAGGTGGATAGTGAGATTCAAATTTTTCAGAAAGCTTTGGAATTTTCTGAAGTTAAGGCTCGCGAGGCCATGGTGCCCAGAACCGAAATGATTGCGGTTGAAGTTAATGACACGATTAAGAATATTAATGCTTTGTTTACGGCTTCTGGGCTGTCTAAAATTCTGGTCTATAAGGACTCTGTCGACGATATTCTGGGCTATGTCCATTCGTTTGAATTGTTTAAAAAGCCAAGTTCTATAAAATCCATAATTCTTCCTGTGGAATTTGTTCCCGAAACCATGTTGGTAAAGGACGTCTTAAATATTCTTACCAAAAAACGAAAGAGTATTGCCGTGGTAATTGATGAATATGGGGGGACTGCCGGCATTATGACTGTTGAAGATATTGTGGAGGAACTGTTTGGGGAAATCGAAGATGAGCATGATACTGTGGCGTTGATTGAGGAGAAGATAGATGACAAAAATTATAAATTCTCGGCGCGCTTGGAGGTAGACTACATCAATGAAGCCTATAAGCTTGATCTACCAGAAGGGGAGAATTACGAAACCTTGGGAGGTTTGATTGTAGATGAAACAGAAGAGATTCCACAGCCAAACGATCAGGTAATGATAGAAAATTACTTGTTTACCATTTTAGAAGTGTCTTCCACAAAAATTGATGTAGTTTCACTGAAGGTTCTTGAGGAAGAATAG
- the lptC gene encoding LPS export ABC transporter periplasmic protein LptC translates to MKQKHLYNTIKLVTAFAVTLFFSCQNNLKEVQKIGISQNKPIGEAEHINLKYTEKLSDTAKMKANLISPKMWDYSNRKFSFTEFPEGIYLTVYDDDYNKNVIVSDYAIVYNETDLIDLQGNVVLSTYSKDTLYADQLYYDQKNEWLFTNGKFTLRSGSEVTKGSGLDSDSNFENFEITEMSGVLYLDETEESPSN, encoded by the coding sequence ATGAAACAGAAACATTTATATAATACTATAAAACTGGTCACAGCATTTGCTGTGACCTTGTTTTTTTCGTGTCAAAACAATTTAAAGGAAGTTCAAAAAATTGGGATTTCCCAAAATAAACCAATTGGAGAGGCAGAGCACATCAATTTGAAGTATACCGAAAAATTGAGTGATACTGCCAAAATGAAAGCTAATTTAATTAGTCCTAAAATGTGGGACTATTCCAACCGAAAGTTTTCTTTTACAGAATTCCCTGAAGGCATTTATCTTACCGTATACGATGATGATTATAACAAGAATGTCATTGTCTCAGATTATGCCATTGTTTATAACGAAACAGACCTGATCGATCTTCAAGGTAATGTGGTATTGTCTACCTATTCCAAGGATACCCTGTATGCTGACCAGTTGTATTACGATCAAAAAAACGAATGGTTGTTCACTAATGGTAAGTTTACCTTGCGTTCAGGATCAGAGGTCACCAAAGGAAGTGGGCTGGATTCCGATTCCAATTTCGAAAACTTTGAAATCACCGAAATGAGCGGTGTGTTATATCTTGATGAGACGGAAGAATCCCCGTCAAACTAA